A window of the Gossypium hirsutum isolate 1008001.06 chromosome A05, Gossypium_hirsutum_v2.1, whole genome shotgun sequence genome harbors these coding sequences:
- the LOC107958242 gene encoding kinesin-like protein KIN-14C isoform X1: MASRNQNRPPRSPSTRKEIGDENPLDKRRRLGAVGRGVGPTATGRTRRAFSAVNNLQDTTTAANAEVGNAEECHEFTKEEVEAILNERPKAKKFDLKAKYEHAAEHNKRLKLCVKWFQQCDENHVLDKEKLKNSLESAEKKCLDTELEKKNMEEELNAVISELRDSNASLQEKLSKEVSEKLDAINRHKSEIEARVTAEKSVASLTEDLQKAQQDIAAANERAASLDNTHKRLQEYILSLQQYNSKLITDLETVRESLKRVEKEKLTTVENLSSLRGHCSSLQEQLTLSRASQDDAVNQKETLVNEVKCLRGELQQVRDDREHQVSKVQALSAEIVKFKETTGRSFAELDNLTMKSKSLEKTCSSQREQLRILELQLAAANEKLKMADLSASETRVEYLEQKRTIQELQDRLADMEHKLIEGENLRKKLHNTILELKGNIRVFCRVRPLFPDDGAAEGAVVSYPTSTESLGRGIDLIQNGQKYPFTFDKVFNPEASQQDVFVEISQLVQSALDGYKVCIFAYGQTGSGKTYTMMGRPEAQEQKGLIPRSLEQIFQSSQSLQAQGWKYKMQASMLEIYNETIRDLLSTNRSIGSDPTRAESAVSGKQYTIKHDANGNTHVSDLTIVDVSTITEISSLLRQAAQSRSVGRTQMNEQSSRSHMVFTLRISGINEGTEQQVQGVLNLIDLAGSERLSKSGAAGDRLKETQAINKSLSSLSDVIFALAKKEDHVPFRNSKLTYLLQPCLGGDSKTLMFVNVSPDPSSVGESLCSLRFAARVNACEIGVPRRQLTLRAADSRLSCG; encoded by the exons ATGGCTTCCCGCAACCAGAACCGGCCGCCTCGCAGCCCCTCCACC AGGAAGGAAATTGGAGATGAAAATCCGTTAGACAAACGGAGAAGGCTTGGAGCAGTAGGAAGAGGAGTGGGACCCACAGCAACAGGGCGAACCCGACGAGCTTTTTCAGCTGTTAACAATCTCCAAGACACCACAACCGCTGCTAACGCCGAGGTCGGGAACGCTGAGGAATGTCATGAATTCACTAAAGAAGAAGTGGAAGCGATTTTGAATGAGAGGCCGAAAGCTAAGAAGTTTGATCTGAAG gCTAAATATGAGCACGCGGCTGAACATAATAAAAGGCTTAAGCTTTGTGTGAAATGGTTTCAACAATGTGATGAGAATCATGTACTTGATAAAGAGAAGCTTAAGAATTCATTAGAGTCTGCTGAGAAAAAATGCCTTGATACAG AGTTAGAGAAGAAAAACATGGAGGAAGAATTGAATGCGGTTATTTCTGAGTTAAGGGACAGTAATGCGTCCTTACAGGAGAAGCTTTCGAAGGAAGTGTCTGAAAAGCTG GATGCTATTAACCGCCATAAAAGTGAAATTGAAGCTAGGGTTACAGCTGAAAAGTCAGTTGCTTCTTTGACAGAAGATCTTCAGAAAGCTCAGCAGGATATAGCAGCTGCCAATGAGAGG GCTGCATCACTTGACAATACACACAAGCGATTACAAGAGTACATCCTGAGTCTTCAACAGTACAATTCCAAATTAATCACTGACCTTGAAACAGTCCGTGAGTCGCTCAAACGTGTAGAAAAGGAGAAATTGACAACAGTGGAGAATCTTAGCTCTCTAAGGGGCCACTGTAGTTCATTGCAAGAGCAATTAACTTTGTCAAGA GCTTCACAAGATGATGCTGTTAATCAAAAGGAAACATTAGTTAATGAAGTCAAATGTCTACGAGGGGAGCTACAACAAGTGAGGGATGATCGTGAACACCAAGTGTCAAAAGTTCAAGCCTTATCTGCCGAAATAGTGAAGTTCAAGGAAACTACTGGAAGATCATTTGCAGAATTAGATAACTTGACTATGAAATCAAAATCCTTGGAG AAAACATGCTCTTCTCAAAGGGAGCAACTAAGAATACTGGAACTTCAGCTTGCAGCTGCAAACGAGAAACTAAAG ATGGCTGATTTATCAGCTTCAGAAACAAGGGTGGAATATTTAGAACAAAAAAGAACCATACAAGAACTACAAGATCGATTGGCAGATATGGAACATAAACTGATTGAAGGAGAGAATTTGAGGAAAAAGCTGCACAATACTATTTTG GAACTGAAAGGGAATATTCGTGTATTTTGTCGGGTACGTCCTCTATTCCCGGATGATGGTGCAGCAGAAGGTGCAGTCGTCTCTTATCCTACATCAACAGAATCTCTTGGCCGTGGAATTGACTTGATACAAAATG GGCAAAAGTATCCTTTCACATTTGACAAGGTTTTCAATCCTGAAGCTTCACAGCAAGATGTTTTTGTGGAGATATCCCAGTTGGTACAGAGTGCCCTTGATGGATACAAG GTTTGTATATTTGCCTATGGACAGACAGGATCAGGTAAGACTTATACTATGATGGGAAGGCCAGAAGCCCAAGAGCAAAAAGGGTTGATACCTCGTTCGTTGGAGCAGATATTCCAAAGTAGCCAGTCACTGCAGGCACAAGGATGGAAATACAAAATGCAG gctTCAATGTTGGAAATATACAACGAGACCATTCGTGATTTGTTATCAACCAATCGATCTATTGGTTCAGATCCAACACGCGCAGAAAGTGCAGTTTCTGGAAAGCAGTATACAATTAAACATGATGCAAATGGTAATACACATGTCAGTGATCTGACCATTGTCGATGTTAGTACCATAACAGAGATTTCCTCTCTTTTAAGGCAGGCTGCTCAAAGCAG GTCTGTGGGCAGGACGCAAATGAATGAACAATCGTCTAGAAGTCACATGGTTTTTACATTAAGGATATCGGGTATAAACGAG GGTACTGAGCAACAAGTACAGGGTGTCTTAAATCTCATTGATCTTGCAGGAAGTGAACGATTGTCAAAGAGTGGTGCAGCTGGAGATAGGTTGAAGGAGACTCAG GCCATTAACAAGAGCTTATCGAGTTTGAGTGATGTCATATTTGCGTTGGCCAAAAAGGAGGATCATGTGCCTTTTAGGAATTCCAAGCTGACATATCTTCTCCAG CCTTGTCTTGGTGGAGATTCAAAAACCCTAATGTTTGTGAATGTATCACCGGATCCTTCTTCGGTGGGTGAGTCTCTGTGCTCCCTCCGTTTTGCTGCTAGAGTGAATGCATGTGAAATCGGAGTTCCCCGCCGTCAGTTGACATTGCGAGCAGCTGATTCTCGGTTGAGCTGCGGCTGA
- the LOC107958242 gene encoding kinesin-like protein KIN-14C isoform X2 produces MASRNQNRPPRSPSTRKEIGDENPLDKRRRLGAVGRGVGPTATGRTRRAFSAVNNLQDTTTAANAEVGNAEECHEFTKEEVEAILNERPKAKKFDLKAKYEHAAEHNKRLKLCVKWFQQCDENHVLDKEKLKNSLESAEKKCLDTELEKKNMEEELNAVISELRDSNASLQEKLSKEVSEKLDAINRHKSEIEARVTAEKSVASLTEDLQKAQQDIAAANERAASLDNTHKRLQEYILSLQQYNSKLITDLETVRESLKRVEKEKLTTVENLSSLRGHCSSLQEQLTLSRASQDDAVNQKETLVNEVKCLRGELQQVRDDREHQVSKVQALSAEIVKFKETTGRSFAELDNLTMKSKSLEKTCSSQREQLRILELQLAAANEKLKMADLSASETRVEYLEQKRTIQELQDRLADMEHKLIEGENLRKKLHNTILELKGNIRVFCRVRPLFPDDGAAEGAVVSYPTSTESLGRGIDLIQNGQKYPFTFDKVFNPEASQQDVFVEISQLVQSALDGYKVCIFAYGQTGSGKTYTMMGRPEAQEQKGLIPRSLEQIFQSSQSLQAQGWKYKMQASMLEIYNETIRDLLSTNRSIGSDPTRAESAVSGKQYTIKHDANGNTHVSDLTIVDVSTITEISSLLRQAAQSRSVGRTQMNEQSSRSHMVFTLRISGINEEVNDCQRVVQLEIG; encoded by the exons ATGGCTTCCCGCAACCAGAACCGGCCGCCTCGCAGCCCCTCCACC AGGAAGGAAATTGGAGATGAAAATCCGTTAGACAAACGGAGAAGGCTTGGAGCAGTAGGAAGAGGAGTGGGACCCACAGCAACAGGGCGAACCCGACGAGCTTTTTCAGCTGTTAACAATCTCCAAGACACCACAACCGCTGCTAACGCCGAGGTCGGGAACGCTGAGGAATGTCATGAATTCACTAAAGAAGAAGTGGAAGCGATTTTGAATGAGAGGCCGAAAGCTAAGAAGTTTGATCTGAAG gCTAAATATGAGCACGCGGCTGAACATAATAAAAGGCTTAAGCTTTGTGTGAAATGGTTTCAACAATGTGATGAGAATCATGTACTTGATAAAGAGAAGCTTAAGAATTCATTAGAGTCTGCTGAGAAAAAATGCCTTGATACAG AGTTAGAGAAGAAAAACATGGAGGAAGAATTGAATGCGGTTATTTCTGAGTTAAGGGACAGTAATGCGTCCTTACAGGAGAAGCTTTCGAAGGAAGTGTCTGAAAAGCTG GATGCTATTAACCGCCATAAAAGTGAAATTGAAGCTAGGGTTACAGCTGAAAAGTCAGTTGCTTCTTTGACAGAAGATCTTCAGAAAGCTCAGCAGGATATAGCAGCTGCCAATGAGAGG GCTGCATCACTTGACAATACACACAAGCGATTACAAGAGTACATCCTGAGTCTTCAACAGTACAATTCCAAATTAATCACTGACCTTGAAACAGTCCGTGAGTCGCTCAAACGTGTAGAAAAGGAGAAATTGACAACAGTGGAGAATCTTAGCTCTCTAAGGGGCCACTGTAGTTCATTGCAAGAGCAATTAACTTTGTCAAGA GCTTCACAAGATGATGCTGTTAATCAAAAGGAAACATTAGTTAATGAAGTCAAATGTCTACGAGGGGAGCTACAACAAGTGAGGGATGATCGTGAACACCAAGTGTCAAAAGTTCAAGCCTTATCTGCCGAAATAGTGAAGTTCAAGGAAACTACTGGAAGATCATTTGCAGAATTAGATAACTTGACTATGAAATCAAAATCCTTGGAG AAAACATGCTCTTCTCAAAGGGAGCAACTAAGAATACTGGAACTTCAGCTTGCAGCTGCAAACGAGAAACTAAAG ATGGCTGATTTATCAGCTTCAGAAACAAGGGTGGAATATTTAGAACAAAAAAGAACCATACAAGAACTACAAGATCGATTGGCAGATATGGAACATAAACTGATTGAAGGAGAGAATTTGAGGAAAAAGCTGCACAATACTATTTTG GAACTGAAAGGGAATATTCGTGTATTTTGTCGGGTACGTCCTCTATTCCCGGATGATGGTGCAGCAGAAGGTGCAGTCGTCTCTTATCCTACATCAACAGAATCTCTTGGCCGTGGAATTGACTTGATACAAAATG GGCAAAAGTATCCTTTCACATTTGACAAGGTTTTCAATCCTGAAGCTTCACAGCAAGATGTTTTTGTGGAGATATCCCAGTTGGTACAGAGTGCCCTTGATGGATACAAG GTTTGTATATTTGCCTATGGACAGACAGGATCAGGTAAGACTTATACTATGATGGGAAGGCCAGAAGCCCAAGAGCAAAAAGGGTTGATACCTCGTTCGTTGGAGCAGATATTCCAAAGTAGCCAGTCACTGCAGGCACAAGGATGGAAATACAAAATGCAG gctTCAATGTTGGAAATATACAACGAGACCATTCGTGATTTGTTATCAACCAATCGATCTATTGGTTCAGATCCAACACGCGCAGAAAGTGCAGTTTCTGGAAAGCAGTATACAATTAAACATGATGCAAATGGTAATACACATGTCAGTGATCTGACCATTGTCGATGTTAGTACCATAACAGAGATTTCCTCTCTTTTAAGGCAGGCTGCTCAAAGCAG GTCTGTGGGCAGGACGCAAATGAATGAACAATCGTCTAGAAGTCACATGGTTTTTACATTAAGGATATCGGGTATAAACGAG GAAGTGAACGATTGTCAAAGAGTGGTGCAGCTGGAGATAGGTTGA
- the LOC107958244 gene encoding thioredoxin-like protein CXXS1, with amino-acid sequence MEAPEQHNKSRVVKIDSVESWDFYFNQATNQGCPIVVHFTASWCIPSVTMNPYFEELASAFQDALFLTVDVDDVKEVATRMEVKAMPTFLLMKGGTVVEKLVGANPEEIRKRTDAFMQSNRVYVA; translated from the exons ATGGAGGCTCCAGAGCAGCACAACAAGTCCAGAGTTGTGAAGATTGACTCTGTTGAATCCTGGGACTTCTATTTTAACCAAGCTACAAATCAAGGCTGCCCA ATTGTTGTACACTTTACTGCTTCATGGTGTATTCCTTCAGTGACCATGAACCCCTATTTTGAAGAACTGGCCTCAGCTTTTCAAGATGCCCTGTTTCTCACCGTTGATGTTGATGATGTTAAG GAGGTAGCAACGAGGATGGAGGTGAAGGCAATGCCAACATTTTTACTGATGAAAGGAGGGACTGTAGTAGAGAAGTTGGTGGGAGCAAACCCAGAAGAGATAAGGAAAAGGACTGATGCCTTTATGCAATCCAATCGTGTATATGTCGCATAG
- the LOC107958246 gene encoding transcription factor ILR3 isoform X1, with the protein MISRRQPGAEDLVSSDNPNAWIFDDYGLLEDIPVPGGDLPSLDPSAPIWSSPSLTCSAPLSVEFTESFGNSDSLNETGSRKRMRSGSSSASGSKACREKMRRDKLNDRFLELGSILEPGRSSKVDKAVILVDAARMVTQLRDEAQKLRESNESLQEKINELKAEKNELRDEKQRLKTEKDNLERQVKALGSQPGFVPQAPAIPTPFSTPSQVVGGKLVPFVGYPGVSMWQFLPPAAVDTSQDHMLRPPVA; encoded by the exons ATGATATCCCGGCGGCAACCGGGTGCGGAGGACCTGGTCTCCTCTGACAATCCCAATgcttggatttttgatgattatgGTTTGTTAGAAGACATTCCTGTCCCTGGTGGTGATCTTCCCTCACTTGACCCTTCAGCCCCAATCTGGTCATCTCCCTCCCTTACTTGCTCTGCTCCTCTCAG tgttgaattcactgaatcgTTTGGGAATTCAGACAGTCTTAATGAAACAGGCTCCCGAAAAAG GATGAGGTCTGGATCATCCAGTGCATCTGGGTCCAAAGCTTGCAGAGAAAAGATGCGAAGGGATAAGCTAAATGACAG GTTCCTAGAATTGGGTTCTATTCTAGAGCCTGGAAGGTCTTCCAAAGTGGACAAGGCTGTAATATTAGTTGACGCTGCTCGGATGGTTACTCAATTACGGGATGAGGCCCAGAAACTGAGGGAGTCAAATGAGAGTCTGCAGGAGAAGATTAATGAGCTTAAG GCTGAAAAGAACGAACTTCGTGATGAGAAGCAGAGGCTAAAGACCGAGAAAGATAATCTCGAGCGGCAAGTAAAGGCATTAGGTTCTCAACCAGGATTCGTACCTCAGGCTCCTGCTATTCCTACTCCATTTTCTACCCCAAGCCAAGTTGTTGGTGGGAAACTGGTGCCTTTCGTTGGCTATCCCGGAGTTTCCATGTGGCAGTTCTTGCCTCCTGCTGCTGTCGATACATCACAGGATCATATGCTCCGCCCTCCTGTTGCATAA
- the LOC107958246 gene encoding transcription factor ILR3 isoform X2, producing MISRRQPGAEDLVSSDNPNAWIFDDYGLLEDIPVPGGDLPSLDPSAPIWSSPSLTCSAPLSVEFTESFGNSDSLNETGSRKRFLELGSILEPGRSSKVDKAVILVDAARMVTQLRDEAQKLRESNESLQEKINELKAEKNELRDEKQRLKTEKDNLERQVKALGSQPGFVPQAPAIPTPFSTPSQVVGGKLVPFVGYPGVSMWQFLPPAAVDTSQDHMLRPPVA from the exons ATGATATCCCGGCGGCAACCGGGTGCGGAGGACCTGGTCTCCTCTGACAATCCCAATgcttggatttttgatgattatgGTTTGTTAGAAGACATTCCTGTCCCTGGTGGTGATCTTCCCTCACTTGACCCTTCAGCCCCAATCTGGTCATCTCCCTCCCTTACTTGCTCTGCTCCTCTCAG tgttgaattcactgaatcgTTTGGGAATTCAGACAGTCTTAATGAAACAGGCTCCCGAAAAAG GTTCCTAGAATTGGGTTCTATTCTAGAGCCTGGAAGGTCTTCCAAAGTGGACAAGGCTGTAATATTAGTTGACGCTGCTCGGATGGTTACTCAATTACGGGATGAGGCCCAGAAACTGAGGGAGTCAAATGAGAGTCTGCAGGAGAAGATTAATGAGCTTAAG GCTGAAAAGAACGAACTTCGTGATGAGAAGCAGAGGCTAAAGACCGAGAAAGATAATCTCGAGCGGCAAGTAAAGGCATTAGGTTCTCAACCAGGATTCGTACCTCAGGCTCCTGCTATTCCTACTCCATTTTCTACCCCAAGCCAAGTTGTTGGTGGGAAACTGGTGCCTTTCGTTGGCTATCCCGGAGTTTCCATGTGGCAGTTCTTGCCTCCTGCTGCTGTCGATACATCACAGGATCATATGCTCCGCCCTCCTGTTGCATAA
- the LOC107958245 gene encoding sulfite exporter TauE/SafE family protein 5 — MKIQNLLSWVSLIFLISQGQSHSTQKHPILDDNLTIESFIHKTLQWRKNTLHQLKLQGNRLELSTSTVVAAVLSFVAASISSAGGIGGGGLFIPILTLVGSLDLKTASSFSAFMVTGGSVANLMFNLGAQSAMFGGKSLIDYDITLLSEPFMLLGVSVGVVCNLVLPEWLITIMFAVFLVWSTIKTCGNGVRLWKKESGRHLGTLDGYGELENGESGEVKSLKEPLVGTEDKESSSRFPWKKLMVLIMVWFSFFAIYLLRGNRYGQGVIPLKPCGIGYWSLSLLQVPLAIAFTAWILRRKESIAGQGPNQQGVVNKLIFPLMALMAGALGGVFGIGGGMLISPLLLQVGVDPEVTAATCSFMVFFSSTMSAFQYLLLGMEHTGTALIFSVICFIASLLGLVVVQKAIERFGRASLIVFSVGTVMALSAILMTTFGALDVWDDYSSGNYMGFKLPC, encoded by the exons ATGAAGATTCAGAATTTGCTAAGTTGGGTTTCTCTCATTTTCCTCATCAGCCAGGGCCAATCCCATTCAACGCAAAAACATCCTATTTTAGATGACAATCTCACAATCGAAAGCTTCATCCACAAAACTCTCCAATGGAGGAAAAATACTCTTCACCAGTTAAAGTTGCAGGGGAACAGACTGGAGCTATCAACCTCCACAGTGGTAGCAGCAGTGTTGAGCTTCGTAGCTGCCTCCATATCCAGTGCGGGAGGCATTGGTGGGGGAGGGTTGTTTATTCCCATTCTCACCCTCGTGGGTTCTTTAGACCTCAAAACTGCCTCTAGTTTCTCAGCTTTCATGGTGACGGGAGGGTCAGTTGCAAATCTTATGTTTAACTTGGGTGCCCAAAGTGCGATGTTTGGGGGTAAGTCTTTGATTGACTATGATATAACACTTTTGTCGGAGCCATTCATGTTATTAGGCGTCAGTGTGGGAGTAGTTTGCAACCTTGTGTTACCAGAGTGGTTGATCACCATCATGTTTGCCGTTTTCCTCGTTTGGTCTACCATTAAGACTTGTGGAAACGGGGTCAGGCTTTGGAAAAAGGAATCGGGTCGACATTTAGGAACCTTAGATGGGTACGGAGAACTGGAAAATGGTGAAAGCGGCGAGGTTAAGAGTCTAAAAGAACCTTTGGTGGGTACGGAAGATAAAGAAAGTAGTAGCAGGTTTCCATGGAAGAAACTGATGGTCTTAATTATGGTCTGGTTTTCCTTCTTTGCCATCTATCTCCTTCGTGGGAATCGCTATGGACAG GGTGTCATACCACTGAAGCCTTGTGGAATAGGATATTGGTCTCTCTCCTTGCTTCAAGTTCCCCTCGCCATAGCTTTTACTGCATGGATCCTTCGCAGGAAAGAGTCCATTGCAGGCCAAGGTCCAAATCAGCAG GGGGTGGTTAACAAGCTAATTTTCCCCTTAATGGCTCTAATGGCTGGGGCCTTGGGTGGAGTTTTTGGAATCGGAGGTGGCATGCTTATAAGCCCACTTCTTCTTCAAGTTGGAGTAGACCCCGAG GTGACAGCAGCTACATGTTCTTTCATGGTTTTCTTCTCATCCACGATGTCTGCATTCCAGTACTTATTGTTGGGCATGGAGCACACCGGCACTGCCCTTATATTTTCGGTTATTTGTTTCATTGCATCGCTTCTTGGGCTGGTGGTGGTGCAGAAGGCCATAGAACGGTTCGGAAGGGCATCCCTAATTGTGTTCTCAGTTGGTACAGTCATGGCTCTGAGTGCCATTTTGATGACTACCTTTGGAGCTCTTGATGTTTGGGACGACTACTCATCAGGAAATTACATGGGATTCAAACTCCCTTGttga